A stretch of DNA from Oscillatoria salina IIICB1:
GGTATTTTCTTCTATGGAGCCTACGCTGGTGTAGGTTCTTCTCTGTAGAAGCAAGGAACTCGTTTTTTGAAGTTCAATTTCTGACTACTAGAAGCTGAATAGCCGCAGAAAAACCGCTAGTTGTTTTGACTGGCGGTTTTTTACTTGGCTTTATTAGCTCAGTTCGTTTAAACTATTTCCAATGTTCGTTGGCGATCGCCGGAATTTTTGTTGATGCTTGTCAGAATATGAGGAGGGGTGCTGTGCATTTGGAAAGTTACGATCCACAAGGATTTTATGATGAACTTTTCCTCGCTAAGGGACAACCGCGACCTTCAGCAGCGCCACTGTTAGAGTGGATACAGGGTCTTTCGTCGGCAGAATTACAGCAACATCACAAAACGGCTCAAATTACGTTGTTTAAATTGGGTGTTACTTTTAATGTCTATAGCGATAATCAAGGTGTAGAAAAGATTTTTCCTTTTGATATTATTCCTCGGATTATTTCGGCGGTTGAGTGGACGAAGTTAGAACAAGGTCTCAAACAACGAATTACAGCGCTTAATCTGTTTCTAGCAGATATCTATAATGAACAGCGCATTCTCCAAGATGGGAAAATTCCGGCTGAGGTGATTAACTCGGCTACGGGTTTCCTGAAACCTTGTCTGGGAATGCAGCCACCCGCAGGTGTTTGGTGTCACATTACTGGTACGGATTTGGTTCGGGATAAGGACGGTCAGTGGTACGTTTTGGAAGATAATTTGCGCGTACCTTCGGGAATTTCTTACGTTCTCGAAAATCGTCGTGTGATGAAAAGCACTTTTCCCCAAATCTTTCAAACAATGGCGATTCAACCAGTAGACGAATATCCGAGTCATTTATTAGAAACTTTATTAAATTTAGCACCTCCTCAGTTAGCAGACCCCACGGTGGTTGTTCTCAGTCCCGGTATTTTCAACTCGGCTTATTTTGAACATTCGTTTTTAGCCCAGCAAATGGGTGTGGAGTTGGTTGAAGGTCGAGATTTGGTCGTGGTGGATGGTTATTTGCAAATGCGGACGACGAAAGGATTACGTCGGGTAGATGTGATTTATCGTCGCGTTGATGATGATTTTTTAGACCCTTTGGTATTTCGTGACGACTCGATGTTGGGAGTACCGGGATTAATGGAAGTATATCGTCAAGGAAAAGTGGCGATCGCGAATGCACCTGGTACTGGTGTGGCTGATGATAAAGTTGTTTATGCTTACGTCCCGGAAATGATTCGCTACTATCTGGGAGAAGAACCAATTTTACCCATCGTACCAACTTACCTTTGCTGGCGCGAACAAGACCGAAAATATGTGCTGCAAAATTTAGATAAGTTAGTGGTGAAATCTGCTAATGAAGCAGGAGGTTATGGAATGTTAGTCGGTTCGGTGGCTACGGAAGTAGAAAGACAAGCATTCGCGCAAAAAATTCAGCAAAATCCTCGCAACTACATCGCCCAACCTACAATTAGTTTATCGCGAGTACCAACTTTAATCGGCGATCGCCTTGAAGGTCGTCATGTTGATTTACGTCCTTATATTCTTCATCGCGGTGAAGAAATTTACGTTCATCCTGGTGGTTTAACGAGAGTTGCTTTGAAAAAAGATTCTCTGGTGGTTAATTCTTCTCAAGGTGGTGGAAGTAAGGATACTTGGGTACTTACTGGGGATTAGGGATTAGGGATTGGGGATTGGGGATTAGGGATTAGGGATTAGGGATTAGGGATTAGGGATTAGGGATTGGGGATTGGGGATTAGGGAGACAAGGAGTATAAACTGATAACTGATAACTGATAACTGTTCACTGAACCCAGTCCCCACCTCACCAGTCCCCAGTCCCCACCTCACCAGTCCCCAGTCCCCAGTCCCCAGTTACCCAATCACCAGTCCCCAGTCCCCAGTCCCCAGTTACCCAATCACCAGTTACCCAGTCCCCAGTTACCCAGTCCCTAATCCCCAAATACTAACTATGCTAAGTAGAGTTGCTGATTCTATATACTGGCTAAATCGCTATATCGAACGGGCGGAAAATGTCGCTCGATTTGTGGATGTTAACTTAAATTTGATGTTAGATTTACCAGTCGGAATGACCCAACAATGGGAACCTTTAGTTGTGACTACAGGAGACTTAAATTTATTTCGCGATCGCTATGGGGACGCTACTTCTAATAATGTAATTCAGTTCTTGACTTTTGACCCGGAATACCCTAATTCGATTATTTCATCTTTGCGCCTTGCTCGTGAAAATGCTCGTTCGATTCGAGAAATTATTTCTTCGGAAATGTGGGAAGAAGTTAATGATTTTTACCTAATGGTTAAAGATGCAGCCCAAACCAAAAATTCGACCACATTATCCGAGTTTTTTACTCAAGTAAAACGAGCTAGTCATCGTTTTGCGGGGGTAATGGATGCTACCATGATTCATAACGAGGGTTGGCATTTTGGTCAGTTAGGAAGATTATTAGAAAGAGCCGATAAAACTACGCGAATTCTTGATGTTAAATACTTTCTTTTGCTTCCTTCAGCCGAATGGGTGGGAACTCCTTTAGACCAAATTCAATGGATTTCTTTGTTGAAATCTGCTAGTGCTTATGAAATGTATCGCAAAGTTCAACATCGTATTACCCCGGCTAAAGTAGCGGAATTTCTCATTTTAGATCGCGAGTTTCCTCGTTCAATTCATTTCTCTTTGTGGAGAGGAGAACAATGTCTTCATCAAATTACGAATACACCGAGTGGGACTTGGTGTAATTCCGCAGAACGCGCGATCGGTCGTTTGTGTGCGGAGTTAGGTTATCTTACCATAGATGATGTGGTTGAAGACGGATTGCATGAATTTTTAGATCAAATGCAGCGCTCAATTAATAATGTGGGTAACAAAATTTCGGAAACATTTTTTGGGATGGAAACTATTACCACAAATGCAGTGATGAGTCAAGAGCAAACAATGTAATTTGATGATTCAAACCACAGATAAACACCGATAAACACAGATAAATTATCCGCGTTAATCTGCGTGTATCTGTGGTTAAAAAATAAACTTGAAGGGAGAAAAGTGCGTTACCAAATTAGTCATAAAACAAGTTATAAATATAATCAGTTGGTGTTATTAAAACCTCATGTGTTGCGCTTGCGTCCTCGCTGTGATATGGGGCAAAAGTTACACGATTTTTCTTGAACATTTTTTGGGATGGAAACTACTACCACAAGTGCAGTAATGAGTCAAAAGCAAATCATGTAATTTGACGATTCAAACCACAGATAAACACCGATAAACACAGATAAATTATCCGCG
This window harbors:
- a CDS encoding alpha-E domain-containing protein, encoding MLSRVADSIYWLNRYIERAENVARFVDVNLNLMLDLPVGMTQQWEPLVVTTGDLNLFRDRYGDATSNNVIQFLTFDPEYPNSIISSLRLARENARSIREIISSEMWEEVNDFYLMVKDAAQTKNSTTLSEFFTQVKRASHRFAGVMDATMIHNEGWHFGQLGRLLERADKTTRILDVKYFLLLPSAEWVGTPLDQIQWISLLKSASAYEMYRKVQHRITPAKVAEFLILDREFPRSIHFSLWRGEQCLHQITNTPSGTWCNSAERAIGRLCAELGYLTIDDVVEDGLHEFLDQMQRSINNVGNKISETFFGMETITTNAVMSQEQTM
- a CDS encoding circularly permuted type 2 ATP-grasp protein; translation: MRRGAVHLESYDPQGFYDELFLAKGQPRPSAAPLLEWIQGLSSAELQQHHKTAQITLFKLGVTFNVYSDNQGVEKIFPFDIIPRIISAVEWTKLEQGLKQRITALNLFLADIYNEQRILQDGKIPAEVINSATGFLKPCLGMQPPAGVWCHITGTDLVRDKDGQWYVLEDNLRVPSGISYVLENRRVMKSTFPQIFQTMAIQPVDEYPSHLLETLLNLAPPQLADPTVVVLSPGIFNSAYFEHSFLAQQMGVELVEGRDLVVVDGYLQMRTTKGLRRVDVIYRRVDDDFLDPLVFRDDSMLGVPGLMEVYRQGKVAIANAPGTGVADDKVVYAYVPEMIRYYLGEEPILPIVPTYLCWREQDRKYVLQNLDKLVVKSANEAGGYGMLVGSVATEVERQAFAQKIQQNPRNYIAQPTISLSRVPTLIGDRLEGRHVDLRPYILHRGEEIYVHPGGLTRVALKKDSLVVNSSQGGGSKDTWVLTGD
- a CDS encoding transglutaminase N-terminal domain-containing protein; translated protein: MRYQISHKTSYKYNQLVLLKPHVLRLRPRCDMGQKLHDFS